The nucleotide window gcctataaatatgacagtactctgtaatGTTATATTTGATTGTTTTGAGTGAgtttcttctcctcaattcatcctttcatcttgtgcaaccaaccctggagtatctggctgagggggagcttagtttatGTAAACATGCTGttatcatttgctttgtattttcaatctttcgactcaatgaaaagcacttgtttatcaaactactttcttccttgattgtgtttatacagtttgtatccattttcgctgcactttacattgttacatattcattgatctgtcaagttcatacagacaaacacaatcatgagagcctcagatcctaacacctTGTTCGGTGATCGGTGTGGGGCCAAGGTGGTGTATACTCACCGAGTGAGAAACCGAAAGAGATGAGAAAGAGAAGAtaaagaggagagagagagagagttaatgGTGGGCGCCCCAACCCCTTTCAACCagtcacaattttttttaaattgtttaccACTCTCTATGTGTTTGACCATTgctagtgattgagtgcaaaatgtgAAGTGGAATAGGGACTTGACATGACATTATTAGTTAGAAAAAGTGTTTAAGCACTCACCATTTGGTgaccactcccttcaccctaaGTACATGAAGTAAGACGTGTTTGATGTTAGTAATGGTGTATACTAACTAGTCAGATaaacttttaacacaaaacttcaATTTGGCTCGTTTAATATGAGATTTCAAGCTTGACTCGTTTTGAACACTATGTCTATAACTCAATCTCGACTCATGAGTAAATTTGCAAACTTGAACTTGACTTGACTCGTTTATTATTTAAGATATGTATTTGTTTTCATTACAGAAAATTAAGTTATTGCAAGAGGAAAAAGAACAAACCTAAAGTTTTAAGTTCTTTACGGTTTATATACTTAGATTTTTTATTCTTATATACAAATGTGCACGTTTATGTTCACATGACTTATTTCTAtcatctatacatataataaaagaaattaacttttggacacttgtcatcatattaggccataaCTTATtgataattataattttaactaggttatcacccgggtaTACACCCGGGTAGGAAAAATTAATTTACGTTAATCGAATTATGTCGTTAGGAAAATttagtttttaataataaaaggtacataaacaacattttcaaagtCATTAGCATAAACGTCAATTTCGGGCTCACGACACACAAAAACTAAATAAACACAACCTACATAAGCATAAACGTCACAAACGTCACCATCCGGGTTCATTTTTATTCACATCACGCCATTGACAACTTATAAAAAAAAGAAGGGCTGCAAGTAATTTTTGCATCAATTTCAGTTTAGAGTTATTGACAACTTATAAGTGTGTGCTTCAAATAGCAGCTTCACATCAAAGTTAGGTCCGTATAGTGTGAATTTAGtgtacaaaaattataaataaccAATTGTAGTTCTTGCCTTGATCTTAGAAAACTCAATCAGCTCAATCTCAAAGTTAAGTTGGGCATCCTTTGAAAAGCTATCTGAAATAGAAACCGGGCAGTCATCATCGCCATAGTGCAATTCAGGCTTCATTTTAAACTGAAATCGGTAACACCAATATAAGTTTTAAAAATCAATAACAACCCGCATGacaatcaaaatttgaaacactGAATAAACTATGACCATTACTCAATACTTACCACTGCAAGTTCACAATGTTGATTCCTTCTAGCAGCCCTAATATCATCTTGCTCTTACCTAAGACCTGCCTTATTGGGGCGCATTTGCCTATAGCAAGCAAATAAAAAAGTGTCACCGAATAAAAAACCAAAGaaatttataaatataacttAAAATGTTACATAACTAAATATAAGCGATACCTTGACCCATTGGTATTGTATGCCATTTTCGTCCAGATGTAACCAGGGGTTTCATAATCAATTTCTCAAACTGGATCAACATGTGAGTGTACCATGGTTTTGTAAAGTAAAGCAATTAAGCACGTATTTTCAgcccaaaacaattaaaaatgATACCGATGCAATCTGGAGAGGGGCGCAAAAGCTCTTCCTTGACTTAAGGGGCTTTCTACCACTTCGGATGATGCGGACAGAGTTCTCTCATGATGAAATACATGATGAAATACAGGCTTAAATAGCCAGCAAGTGTTCAGTAAAAAGGCTACAAACCTTCAATATGACACGAACATCTCAACGCTAATAAAGAACCACCTATTAAAAGAAGAATCTTTGTTATTATGTGATGCACAAACACAACAAATACTGAACAATAACTGGTGGTATGTAAATTACTTAGAATCATCTACTCGATTGGAGATGTGAAGCAAACTCTTTATTATGCAGAACAACTCCGATTAAAAGGCATTCCAATGTTCAAGACTTCAACTTTCAAGTTTCAGGTAACATGCAACTTTCAAATGTTAAAATTTAACCAACATTTGCTTTAATGTTATATTCTTCTTCCTAAACTTTTGATTATGGGGAGCAGTTGAATCAAAATTGACATCTCCTAATTCTTATAATAAACGTACACCAGATGGGACGATGAAATGCATTTGTGATTATAAACTATGAAATTTACCTTTGACTAACACAAAGGGTGTAGTGAATGATACGGATAGCAAACTCGTTGTGCCTGAACTCACATCGGAAAGAGCATTCTTCATACGCTCTATTCCTGCATCTCTACTCAAATGCATTACTCTTTCCCTCAACAGTTTCTAATCCTCCGTAACCTGCATtcaaaaatgttcaaaaaatTCTCCACTTCTCCAATTCTCATAATTCATTGACATAGAAAGAATTAAATTAAAACCTGTTTCTGAATAGCTCTCATATCATGTGCAAGATCAATAGTTATCTCCTTCAGGTGTCATCTTGCATTTTTGCATCATCGAGATTTCCATTTGGCATGCAGCCTGCACCAGATCCTCCTCTAATGCAGCCTctaaaaattaaaataacaatTATTTTAGTTTTTAGAGGCTGCATGTGATATTAAATAACATCATCATATGCTAAAAAATGGCCACTAAATTTAAATGGCTAATAGAGCCGAGAAATAATCAAATAAGGACTGCAACAACACCTTTGTCGTCTCTTATGCGGCGTTTTATTAGACGGCCATCTCCTAGTACATTCCGTACCTGTAAAACGATATACAAGTGGAAATATACCAGAATTAGTGTTCAAATGAAAAGATGTATGCTTCCAactaagaaagaaaaaaaaaacatttgcaGACCTGAATAAAATGGATAAGGTCCACTTCAAAGTTAATTTCTTCGATACCTTGTACGAAAGGTATCAGAGGGCTTTGACTTAAGTACTGACTTGTTACATAATTATTGCTTTCTCTCCCCGTGACATTGTTCCGATACCTATTTCAAGACCATTAGGTACCTAACATAGCAATATGATGAACACCATAATGGATATGAGTGCGAATTTAATGGCTTGTTAATTCAATTTGATGCAACTGGTATGCTAAAGTCGTATGAAATGCATGTGAGAAAGGACTTGATTCCTTAGTGTAAAGGCATCCAGATAAGCAAGTAAAGAACAAACCTCACTGAACTTAAGAATATTCATAAGTTGATTTCGGTAATCCAATGCATTATCCGACTCAATCTCCTGGCTAACAATGGACATTACAGCAAGTACAGGTTTTAAGCCATCCTAAAATAGCACCAGCCTGTAGTCCATCAGTGAAGGCAACATCATATAAGCTAAAACAACTCACCTATTCAACACTCAAATTATAAAGTTAAAAGTAGATAAATACCTTTTAGTTAAGATGAATCATTATATAATGACTTACAAGATCAAGGTCCTCTTTTTCCACTATTTTGATGTCTGCACTTTTCCTATATGATTTAATTTACTTCACAGTTCATGAAATATGTTCAGCCTAATTGCCAACTAAATCATTTTTATAGCATTTCCTATATTAAGTTAAACTTTGGAAGAACAATAACAGTTGCACTATAGAGCAAAAAAAAATCTGACCAGCAAACGAAAAGATGTACTAACCGGTCCTTACCATGAGAATTGTCGTCCACTGAATAAGCAACTCCATCGTTTTCAACCAATGATTCTCCAGTTCCTTGACCTGTTATGATAACCTCTATTGCAGCATCAACATCTCCGTCCACTTGTAATAACACCTAACAATTATACAAGATAAACTACACTTAATCTCCAAAGAAAGAGTAACGTTAACTTGTTCAAAAAATAGCCCATCCACTATCAAACAAAAGCTGGCCAACGACATATAGTATATAGTATATTAGCATTATACCTGTTGAATTTTCCGCTTATCTTCACATCTGCTTCCAGCTTTCACAGTTCTAACTGATTCTGCCTTAGTAGACTTGGCGTCCGCCTTAGAAACAGCAGCGTTAGTTTGATGGGCCTTCACTGAAAGATCAACATCGGCCTGTTCAATTAACTAACGGTTATTACTCTATTGTAAGTGAAGATAGATATCATTATAAACAGCTAAGATGACATCAAAAAACACCTTTATTATAATTGGT belongs to Helianthus annuus cultivar XRQ/B chromosome 5, HanXRQr2.0-SUNRISE, whole genome shotgun sequence and includes:
- the LOC110938456 gene encoding OVARIAN TUMOR DOMAIN-containing deubiquitinating enzyme 7-like isoform X1 → MRLKEDPCNGPATPIIIKADVDLSVKAHQTNAAVSKADAKSTKAESVRTVKAGSRCEDKRKIQQVLLQVDGDVDAAIEVIITGQGTGESLVENDGVAYSVDDNSHDIKIVEKEDLDLVSHYIMIHLN
- the LOC110938456 gene encoding OVARIAN TUMOR DOMAIN-containing deubiquitinating enzyme 7-like isoform X2 — encoded protein: MRLKEDPCNGPATPIIIKADVDLSVKAHQTNAAVSKADAKSTKAESVRTVKAGSRCEDKRKIQQVLLQVDGDVDAAIEVIITGQGTGESLVENDGVAYSVDDNSHGKVQTSK